In Treponema sp. OMZ 798, the following proteins share a genomic window:
- the rpmB gene encoding 50S ribosomal protein L28, translating to MSRVCEICGKGSLSGNSVSKSKIHTKRVWKPNLVNVKTEIGGRTLTIKMCSRCLKSDYVTKKV from the coding sequence ATGTCAAGAGTATGTGAAATTTGCGGAAAAGGCTCATTATCGGGAAACTCGGTAAGTAAGTCCAAAATTCACACAAAAAGAGTTTGGAAGCCCAATCTAGTGAATGTAAAAACAGAAATCGGCGGCAGAACTCTAACCATTAAAATGTGTTCTCGATGCTTAAAAAGCGATTACGTTACAAAAAAAGTTTAG